In Lineus longissimus chromosome 13, tnLinLong1.2, whole genome shotgun sequence, one genomic interval encodes:
- the LOC135497934 gene encoding caspase-8-like isoform X1: MNQKEQQENLHAKLFTELERELVPDTFERVKSRLEGKHGLPARDVEQANTPSRLLHLLKRADKIRVGDYTLLKDVLRDVGEANLVRNIEECEREIRSIGDIVKPVTRLQTAYDHTKGELRTLVHDQLLENLARDTTISGEVNEMKSMSRTATDWLVSNGCMYHAEDMTSPKELFEQLERWNVIQIGKYDKLKRLFIMIDRKDKVRIIEEAEDELKALDIGGQTHRKRAPTVDGSKNIGMNLGGEPSAKVPAVESSRNPSLEYQIGKTEEGKSGLLVIFNMFTKQREGTLNDSTNLKTLFETKFNFDVRVRKNLPKAAVVREMASIRHDIEEDKYPQLFLVMLSHGDKEGIYTCCKPGDDFDKCKDEQITMAEILDNFTCEKSKQLIGMPKVFLIQACRGNDYQESAMPDKPGQQEEKADIDTALTKLYTPVDSDFLVAYSQTEGYVSFRNAEKGSWFIQTICDVFEQNYRYHHVLDMLTMVNREVSKKRTKTDLGKNVGQISCQVSTLRSNLFLG, translated from the exons ATGAATCAAAAAGAGCAGCAAGAAAACCTGCATGCCAAGCTGTTCACGGAGCTTGAGCGGGAGCTAGTGCCTGACACATTCGAGAGAGTCAAGAGCCGGTTGGAGGGTAAACATGGCTTGCCTGCAAGGGATGTTGAACAGGCAAATACACCTTCCAGACTCTTGCATCTACTAAAGCG AGCTGACAAAATACGTGTGGGAGACTATACTCTTCTGAAGGATGTTTTGCGAGATGTGGGAGAGGCGAACCTGGTCAGAAACATAGAGGAATGCGAGCGTGAGATCAGGAGCATTGGAGACATCGTCAAAC CTGTGACCAGGTTGCAAACTGCGTATGACCACACGAAAGGTGAGTTGCGGACATTAGTCCATGACCAGCTGTTGGAAAATCTCGCGAGAGATACGACAATCTCAGGAGAAGTGAACGAAATGAAATCGATGAGTAGGACGGCAACTGATTGGTTGGTTTCTAATGGTTGCATGTACCATGCTGAagatatgacgtcaccaaaaGAGTTGTTTGAGCAGTTGGAACGCTGGAATGTCATACAGATTGGGAAATATGATAAATTAAAGCGTCTGTTTATCATGATCGATAGAAAGGATAAAGTGAGAATAATTGAGGAGGCTGAGGATGAGTTGAAGGCCCTCG ataTCGGTGGTCAAACCCATCGTAAGCGAGCACCCACAGTTGACGGCAGTAAAAACATCGGGATGAATTTAGGGGGAGAACCGTCCGCCAAAGTGCCAGCAGTAGAAAGCAGTAGAAACCCTTCTCTGGAGTATCAAATCGGGAAAACTGAAGAAGGGAAATCGGGCCTGCTGGTCATATTCAACATGTTTACCAAACAACGAGAGGGTACACTCAACGATTCGACCAATTTAAAGACTCTTTTTGAAACGAAGTTCAACTTTGATGTCCGGGTGCGCAAGAATTTACCGAAGGCGGCGGTTGTCCGAGAAATGGCGTCCATCCGCCATGACATCGAGGAGGATAAATATCCGCAGTTGTTCTTAGTAATGCTGAGTCATGGAGACAAG GAAGGCATCTACACCTGCTGCAAGCCAGGGGACGACTTCGATAAGTGTAAAGATGAACAGATAACAATGGCGGAGATCCTCGACAACTTTACCTGCGAAAAGTCCAAGCAATTAATTG GTATGCCTAAAGTGTTTCTAATTCAGGCCTGTCGTGGCAACGATTACCAGGAGAGCGCAATGCCAGACAAGCCTGGACAACAAGAAGAGAAGGCAGACATTGATACCGCGCTCACCAAGCTGTATACTCCAGTGGATTCAGACTTTCTCGTCGCTTATTCTCAAACTGAAG GATACGTTTCCTTCCGGAATGCGGAAAAGGGTTCCTGGTTTATACAAACTATCTGTGACGTATTCGAACAGAACTACCGCTATCATCACGTGCTGGACATGCTGACCATGGTCAACAGGGAGGTTTCTAAGAAACGAACCAAAACGGACCTCGGAAAAAATGTGGGGCAGATATCGTGTCAGGTGTCGACACTGAGAAGCAACTTGTTTCTTGGTTGA
- the LOC135497934 gene encoding caspase-3-like isoform X2 — MNQKEQQENLHAKLFTELERELVPDTFERVKSRLEGKHGLPARDVEQANTPSRLLHLLKRADKIRVGDYTLLKDVLRDVGEANLVRNIEECEREIRSIGDIVKPVTRLQTAYDHTKDIGGQTHRKRAPTVDGSKNIGMNLGGEPSAKVPAVESSRNPSLEYQIGKTEEGKSGLLVIFNMFTKQREGTLNDSTNLKTLFETKFNFDVRVRKNLPKAAVVREMASIRHDIEEDKYPQLFLVMLSHGDKEGIYTCCKPGDDFDKCKDEQITMAEILDNFTCEKSKQLIGMPKVFLIQACRGNDYQESAMPDKPGQQEEKADIDTALTKLYTPVDSDFLVAYSQTEGYVSFRNAEKGSWFIQTICDVFEQNYRYHHVLDMLTMVNREVSKKRTKTDLGKNVGQISCQVSTLRSNLFLG, encoded by the exons ATGAATCAAAAAGAGCAGCAAGAAAACCTGCATGCCAAGCTGTTCACGGAGCTTGAGCGGGAGCTAGTGCCTGACACATTCGAGAGAGTCAAGAGCCGGTTGGAGGGTAAACATGGCTTGCCTGCAAGGGATGTTGAACAGGCAAATACACCTTCCAGACTCTTGCATCTACTAAAGCG AGCTGACAAAATACGTGTGGGAGACTATACTCTTCTGAAGGATGTTTTGCGAGATGTGGGAGAGGCGAACCTGGTCAGAAACATAGAGGAATGCGAGCGTGAGATCAGGAGCATTGGAGACATCGTCAAAC CTGTGACCAGGTTGCAAACTGCGTATGACCACACGAAAG ataTCGGTGGTCAAACCCATCGTAAGCGAGCACCCACAGTTGACGGCAGTAAAAACATCGGGATGAATTTAGGGGGAGAACCGTCCGCCAAAGTGCCAGCAGTAGAAAGCAGTAGAAACCCTTCTCTGGAGTATCAAATCGGGAAAACTGAAGAAGGGAAATCGGGCCTGCTGGTCATATTCAACATGTTTACCAAACAACGAGAGGGTACACTCAACGATTCGACCAATTTAAAGACTCTTTTTGAAACGAAGTTCAACTTTGATGTCCGGGTGCGCAAGAATTTACCGAAGGCGGCGGTTGTCCGAGAAATGGCGTCCATCCGCCATGACATCGAGGAGGATAAATATCCGCAGTTGTTCTTAGTAATGCTGAGTCATGGAGACAAG GAAGGCATCTACACCTGCTGCAAGCCAGGGGACGACTTCGATAAGTGTAAAGATGAACAGATAACAATGGCGGAGATCCTCGACAACTTTACCTGCGAAAAGTCCAAGCAATTAATTG GTATGCCTAAAGTGTTTCTAATTCAGGCCTGTCGTGGCAACGATTACCAGGAGAGCGCAATGCCAGACAAGCCTGGACAACAAGAAGAGAAGGCAGACATTGATACCGCGCTCACCAAGCTGTATACTCCAGTGGATTCAGACTTTCTCGTCGCTTATTCTCAAACTGAAG GATACGTTTCCTTCCGGAATGCGGAAAAGGGTTCCTGGTTTATACAAACTATCTGTGACGTATTCGAACAGAACTACCGCTATCATCACGTGCTGGACATGCTGACCATGGTCAACAGGGAGGTTTCTAAGAAACGAACCAAAACGGACCTCGGAAAAAATGTGGGGCAGATATCGTGTCAGGTGTCGACACTGAGAAGCAACTTGTTTCTTGGTTGA
- the LOC135497933 gene encoding organic cation transporter protein-like, translating into MTPETSGMDIDMILRHLKPYGRLQIIQVLVGGILFKFFASMTFVSTVFIGWIPPHHCTIPANATLTETLPGEYIDGVFIPDNCLMYDSLDRNRTVPCTDGWTYQADGWWTIVTQWDLVCDRDFVSDFSQSLNAVGLLFGSLIFATISDLFGRKKTVLVTTLLLCVFGVGTGFTPNVYWYSAMRVIAGALLTGIGLSSYVLVTEIFPVAQRSFGTNLIWIVGLLGQLSMTLLAYYIKDWRYFQMAMNAPLIANIAGFWIFHETIPWLLAKKRGKEAARVFGRVAKFNKVAAPPEIIKKLEAETGEGEELSVAEQLKELLPCCKAEQSEDEIGIKVIFQNTKLRMFTIMICVAWFMNVFIFYGLTLSTASFPGNRFVNYALSILVELPAYSSCIYILRRFGRRIPLMVFYITAGVSLFFTGFVPDKTASGIDLTGLIIALNTIGKYCISSAFSGIYLYTGELFPTRVRNRAMGLASAVSRVGAVLAPFSVYLSRYYSWLVGVIFGVLSILTSLLFISLPETGNASMPQTMEEVERMAEKKTEEE; encoded by the exons ATGACTCCTGAAACTTCTGGAATGGACATCGACATGATACTTCGCCACTTGAAACCTTACGGGCGTCTTCAGATCATTCAAGTTCTCGTGGGCGGAATCCTTTTTAAGTTCTTCGCATCAATGACATTCGTCAGTACTGTATTTATAG GCTGGATTCCGCCCCACCACTGCACCATCCCAGCAAATGCTACTCTGACCGAGACACTACCTGGAGAATACATAGATGGGGTCTTCATACCGGACAATTGCCTCATGTATGACTCCCTGGACAGGAATCGAACAGTCCCCTGCACGGATGGGTGGACCTACCAAGCCGATGGATGGTGGACCATAGTCACTCAG TGGGATTTAGTGTGTGACCGTGATTTCGTGAGTGACTTCTCCCAGTCACTCAACGCCGTAGGTTTGCTGTTTGGGTCTCTCATCTTCGCCACGATCTCTGACCTTTTCGGCAGGAAGAAAACAGTACTGGTTACAACACTACTGCTTTGCGTTTTCGGGGTCGGGACGGGTTTCACTCCCAATGTTTACTGGTACTCGGCTATGAGGGTGATAGCAGGGGCTCTACTCACG GGCATCGGTCTGTCTTCCTATGTCTTAGTCACTGAAATCTTCCCTGTAGCCCAAAGGTCTTTTGGCACTAACTTGATATGGATAGTGGGGTTGTTAGGACAACTGTCCATGACCTTGCTGGCATATTACATCAAGGATTGGCGTTACTTTCAAATGGCCATGAACGCACCATTGATAGCCAACATCGCTGGATTTTG GATCTTTCACGAGACAATCCCCTGGTTGCTGGCAAAGAAGCGCGGCAAGGAGGCAGCGCGTGTCTTCGGCCGGGTGGCAAAGTTCAACAAAGTGGCTGCTCCGCCGGAGATAATAAAAAAACTAGAAGCCGAAACTGGAGAGGGAGAAGAGCTTTCAGTTGCTGAGCAATTGAAGGAATTGTTGCCATGTTGCAAGGCAGAGCAGTCGGAAGACGAGATTGGGATAAAGGTCATTTTCCAGAATACGAAACTTCGGATGTTTACCATTATGATATGTGTTGCTTG GTTTATGAACGTGTTTATCTTTTACGGACTAACACTCAGCACTGCATCCTTCCCAGGGAACCGGTTTGTCAACTACGCTCTCAGTATACTGGTGGAGTTGCCTGCGTACTCTAGTTGCATATACATATTACGAAG GTTTGGGCGTCGGATTCCACTCATGGTCTTCTACATCACTGCTGGTGTTAGTCTCTTTTTCACCGGGTTTGTCCCCGATAAAACGG CCTCTGGGATCGACTTGACTGGTTTGATTATAGCTCTCAACACGATAGGGAAGTACTGCATTTCATCCGCATTCAGTGGCATCTATCTCTATACAGGAGAACTATTCCCGACAAGGGTAAG GAATCGGGCGATGGGTCTTGCGTCAGCAGTCTCTCGCGTTGGTGCTGTTCTCGCACCGTTCTCAGTATATTTG AGTCGTTACTACAGCTGGTTGGTGGGAGTGATATTTGGAGTTCTCTCCATCCTCACTTCCCTCCTCTTCATCTCTCTACCAGAAACAGGTAACGCGTCCATGCCGCAGACGATGGAAGAGGTTGAAAGAATGGCCGAGAAAAAAACCGAAGAGGagtaa